In one window of Streptomyces griseus subsp. griseus DNA:
- a CDS encoding ThiF family adenylyltransferase, whose amino-acid sequence MHPMLKPALRRAWRGRDTVQFGVTPAHAVTLGPVDIATGSFLELLDGTRGLPLLREEARALDLSERHVDVLVRRLAEAGLLDDPRSAGSQGDLLRHRAEVMERQRPDVASLSVVHPGPGEGLRRMAARRGMRVQVRGAGRVGASIAAVLSGSGVGHVEVLDGGRAEPGDVAPAGLPPAAVGERRDVAARRLVRGAAAGPTPRSTGAERGADGGQPGLSLIVVAPRDGLSVYAPVPDSAACWIASGTPHLYAGVIEATGVVGPLVLPGGTGCAGCLELHRADRDSQWPRMLAQWRSGRRGAVPACDLGLATSVAGLAAAHALSFLDGELPASTGTRWEAALPLLDWRRERIGPHADCSCGAAERMEGAGASGSVAAHDTMAG is encoded by the coding sequence CTGCATCCGATGTTGAAGCCCGCGCTGCGCCGGGCATGGCGCGGACGGGACACCGTCCAATTCGGGGTGACACCGGCGCACGCCGTGACGCTGGGCCCGGTGGACATCGCGACGGGGAGCTTTCTGGAGCTGCTCGACGGAACGCGCGGCCTGCCACTGCTGCGTGAGGAGGCGCGGGCACTGGATCTGTCGGAGCGTCATGTGGACGTGCTGGTGCGGCGGCTGGCGGAGGCGGGCCTGCTCGACGATCCGCGGTCCGCCGGCTCGCAGGGGGATCTCCTGCGCCACCGGGCCGAGGTGATGGAGCGTCAACGCCCTGACGTGGCCTCGCTCTCCGTCGTCCATCCCGGGCCGGGCGAGGGGCTGCGCCGGATGGCGGCCAGGCGGGGGATGCGGGTCCAGGTGCGGGGTGCGGGCCGGGTCGGCGCGTCGATCGCCGCGGTGCTGTCCGGCTCGGGGGTGGGCCATGTGGAGGTGCTGGACGGGGGCCGGGCCGAACCGGGGGACGTGGCGCCCGCCGGGCTGCCGCCGGCGGCCGTGGGGGAACGGCGCGATGTGGCGGCCCGCCGACTCGTCCGTGGGGCGGCTGCCGGTCCCACGCCCCGGTCGACGGGGGCGGAGCGGGGCGCTGACGGCGGGCAGCCCGGGCTTTCGCTCATCGTCGTCGCGCCCCGGGACGGTCTCTCCGTATACGCGCCGGTGCCGGACAGCGCGGCTTGCTGGATCGCTTCGGGCACCCCTCATCTCTATGCGGGGGTGATCGAGGCCACGGGGGTGGTGGGGCCGCTCGTGCTGCCGGGCGGCACCGGGTGTGCGGGGTGTCTGGAGCTGCACCGCGCGGACCGGGATTCACAGTGGCCGCGGATGCTGGCGCAGTGGCGTTCGGGGCGGCGGGGCGCGGTGCCCGCCTGCGATCTGGGGCTGGCCACCTCGGTCGCCGGGCTCGCCGCGGCACACGCCCTGTCCTTCCTGGACGGGGAGCTGCCGGCCAGTACCGGAACGCGCTGGGAGGCCGCGCTGCCCTTGCTGGACTGGCGGCGCGAGCGGATCGGCCCGCATGCCGACTGCTCCTGCGGAGCGGCCGAGCGCATGGAGGGGGCGGGGGCCTCCGGCTCCGTCGCGGCGCACGACACAATGGCTGGGTGA
- a CDS encoding M48 family metallopeptidase encodes MPADPSPGVAGEIPARSAASQQPGPAARTPRASATSAVEVRRSTRRRKSVSAYREGGRTIVLIPARMSEAEERRWVGVMLDKLAAQESKRVLGDTELTERAERLSAQFFDGRARPASVRWVTNQNTRWGSCTPAEGSIRLSHRLQGMPEYVVDYVFLHELAHLLVPGHGPEFWRLLEAYPRTERARGYLEGVAAAEQSPPPPGAQE; translated from the coding sequence GTGCCCGCAGACCCGTCACCCGGCGTCGCCGGGGAGATCCCCGCGCGCAGCGCCGCGAGCCAGCAGCCCGGCCCGGCCGCCCGTACGCCCCGCGCCTCGGCGACGAGCGCGGTCGAGGTCCGCAGGAGCACCCGGCGCAGGAAATCGGTCTCCGCCTACCGGGAGGGCGGCCGCACGATCGTGCTCATCCCCGCCCGGATGTCCGAGGCGGAGGAGCGGCGCTGGGTGGGCGTGATGCTGGACAAGCTCGCGGCCCAGGAGAGCAAGCGGGTCCTCGGGGACACCGAGCTCACGGAGCGGGCCGAGCGGCTGTCCGCCCAGTTCTTCGACGGCAGGGCCCGCCCGGCGTCCGTTCGCTGGGTGACCAACCAGAACACCCGCTGGGGCTCGTGCACCCCCGCCGAAGGCAGCATCCGGCTCTCGCACCGGCTCCAGGGCATGCCGGAGTACGTCGTCGACTACGTATTCCTCCATGAGCTGGCCCATCTGCTCGTCCCCGGCCACGGACCGGAGTTCTGGCGGCTGCTGGAGGCGTATCCCCGTACCGAGCGGGCCCGTGGCTACCTCGAGGGAGTGGCGGCGGCGGAACAGTCGCCCCCTCCGCCCGGCGCGCAGGAGTGA
- a CDS encoding TerD family protein, which produces MAREFQRGHKAKLSDLTPGTDLYVGVQIAAPGLTFDISCFGLDADEQLSDDRYFIFFNQPKSPEEAIQLLGPQSGDTESFRVTLDRIPATIHKLSFTATLDGAGQMSQVGPGYIRIVAGGEEVVRYAFTGSEFTTERAVMLGDFYLKDVWRFAAVGQGFDGGLEALLKNFGGEVAEEEEAPAAPQAAPGFAPPAQATAPPAFAAPPAPQAPQPAPSFGAPPAPAPAPQQPMHAAPTIAAPLTPQAPPSPYGRPGHQPPPPPPPQFGQIPGQGVPPAPYGQPAPAPYGQSAPPPFGQQPSGVPQGVPAAGAGLKAALQMYKETPTGQRWTPQNQQLMRVDLTIGGAGVLARQGSMVMYQGKVDFGYKGAGFVGRVVGNATGQEMQLMRCTGRGQVFLAEEGSYLHPIELQGDAICVSAESVLAFDESLQYEIRRVEGHGIPGGALFTMQFQGTGTVVIKTHGTPVVLPVTPTTFADCNAVVAWSAASQVIVSSQVRLRRNAYPGHSGETVNLQFRGAPGNFIVVQPYEV; this is translated from the coding sequence ATGGCCAGGGAATTCCAACGAGGCCACAAGGCCAAGCTCAGTGATCTCACACCGGGGACAGATCTGTACGTAGGTGTGCAGATTGCCGCCCCTGGACTGACCTTCGACATCAGCTGCTTCGGCCTGGACGCCGACGAACAGCTCTCGGACGACCGGTATTTCATCTTCTTCAACCAGCCGAAATCGCCCGAGGAGGCCATTCAGCTCCTCGGTCCGCAGTCCGGCGACACCGAGTCCTTCCGCGTCACACTCGACCGCATCCCGGCCACCATCCACAAGCTCTCCTTCACCGCGACCCTCGACGGTGCCGGCCAGATGTCGCAGGTCGGCCCCGGGTACATCCGGATCGTCGCGGGCGGCGAAGAAGTGGTCAGATACGCCTTCACCGGTTCGGAGTTCACCACCGAGCGCGCGGTGATGCTCGGTGACTTCTACCTGAAGGACGTCTGGCGCTTCGCCGCCGTCGGCCAGGGCTTCGACGGCGGTCTCGAAGCGCTCCTGAAGAACTTCGGCGGCGAGGTCGCCGAGGAGGAAGAGGCGCCGGCCGCCCCGCAGGCAGCCCCCGGGTTCGCCCCGCCGGCCCAGGCCACCGCACCCCCGGCCTTCGCGGCCCCGCCCGCCCCCCAGGCCCCGCAGCCGGCCCCGTCCTTCGGCGCCCCGCCGGCGCCCGCCCCCGCGCCGCAGCAGCCGATGCACGCCGCGCCCACGATCGCGGCGCCGCTCACCCCGCAGGCGCCCCCGTCCCCGTACGGCCGGCCCGGGCACCAGCCCCCGCCGCCCCCGCCCCCGCAGTTCGGCCAGATCCCCGGCCAGGGCGTCCCGCCCGCGCCCTACGGCCAGCCGGCCCCGGCACCGTACGGGCAGAGCGCCCCGCCTCCCTTCGGGCAGCAGCCCTCCGGTGTGCCGCAGGGCGTTCCGGCGGCCGGCGCCGGGCTCAAGGCGGCCCTCCAGATGTACAAGGAGACCCCCACCGGACAGCGCTGGACCCCGCAGAACCAGCAGCTCATGCGGGTCGACCTGACCATCGGCGGCGCCGGGGTGCTGGCCCGCCAGGGCAGCATGGTGATGTACCAGGGCAAGGTCGACTTCGGCTACAAGGGCGCCGGGTTCGTCGGACGGGTCGTCGGCAACGCCACCGGCCAGGAGATGCAGCTGATGCGCTGCACCGGCCGCGGCCAGGTCTTCCTCGCCGAGGAGGGTTCCTACCTCCACCCGATCGAGCTCCAGGGCGACGCCATCTGTGTCTCCGCGGAGAGCGTCCTCGCCTTCGACGAGTCCCTCCAGTACGAGATCCGCCGGGTCGAGGGGCACGGCATCCCCGGCGGCGCCCTGTTCACCATGCAGTTCCAGGGCACCGGCACCGTGGTCATCAAGACCCACGGCACCCCGGTCGTCCTGCCCGTCACCCCCACCACGTTCGCCGACTGCAACGCGGTGGTCGCCTGGTCGGCCGCCTCCCAGGTGATCGTCTCCAGCCAGGTCCGGCTGCGCCGCAACGCGTACCCGGGACACAGCGGCGAGACCGTGAACCTCCAGTTCCGGGGAGCCCCCGGCAACTTCATCGTCGTCCAGCCCTACGAGGTCTAG
- a CDS encoding AIM24 family protein, with protein sequence MNQQLAGFAPTAVTARMENHGSAMLKVAMASGQDLYARTGSMVAYEGFIQYEPNPPAVRQIASQWITGEGAPVMKCSGDGLLYLADYGADVVVINLNNESISVNGTNLLAYDAHLTWSVERVKGMAKFAGQGLWNVVVQGTGWVAITSRGTPIVVDCGRGDDETYVDPDALVAWSTNLKVKGKRSFKAGALIGRGSGEAYQMAFSGEGIVVVQPSEDSTDRLRIRN encoded by the coding sequence ATGAACCAGCAACTCGCGGGCTTCGCCCCGACCGCCGTCACGGCCCGCATGGAGAACCACGGCTCGGCCATGCTCAAGGTCGCCATGGCCTCCGGACAGGACCTCTACGCGCGCACCGGATCGATGGTGGCGTACGAAGGGTTCATCCAGTACGAGCCCAACCCGCCCGCCGTCCGGCAGATCGCCTCCCAGTGGATCACCGGCGAGGGCGCACCCGTCATGAAGTGCTCCGGCGACGGACTGCTCTACCTCGCCGACTACGGCGCCGACGTGGTCGTCATCAACCTGAACAACGAGTCCATCTCGGTCAACGGCACCAACCTCCTCGCCTACGACGCACACCTCACCTGGAGCGTCGAGAGGGTCAAGGGGATGGCCAAGTTCGCCGGACAGGGGCTGTGGAACGTCGTCGTCCAGGGCACCGGATGGGTCGCCATCACCTCCCGGGGCACCCCGATCGTCGTCGACTGCGGACGCGGTGACGACGAGACGTACGTCGACCCGGACGCCCTGGTCGCCTGGTCCACCAACCTCAAGGTGAAGGGCAAACGCAGCTTCAAGGCCGGGGCGCTGATCGGCCGCGGCAGCGGGGAGGCGTACCAGATGGCCTTCTCCGGGGAGGGCATCGTCGTCGTCCAGCCGAGCGAGGACAGTACGGACCGCCTGCGGATCCGGAACTGA
- a CDS encoding AIM24 family protein — MQSPLFSHTEQQSQDRYTIQNPQLLRVSLTGQDDILARKGAMVAYQGLMDFDGEYQSQGQRRARAHTGEGLDLMRVSGQGTVFFANLAQHIHVVDVDREGMTVDSAYVLALDSSLHTEVIAVDSQYGISGSGKYQLNITGTGKVALMTSGQPLMMQVTPEKYVNVDADAIVAWSSALRVQMQAQTHSSGVFRRRGNTGEGWELSFLGQGFALVQPSEVMPPQNAQIGQGARAQFGMGQQGAYGQNQNNAWN, encoded by the coding sequence ATGCAGAGTCCGCTTTTCAGCCACACCGAGCAGCAGTCCCAGGACCGGTACACCATCCAGAACCCGCAGCTCCTGCGGGTCTCGCTGACCGGACAGGACGACATCCTCGCCCGCAAGGGCGCGATGGTCGCCTACCAGGGCTTGATGGACTTCGACGGCGAATACCAGTCGCAGGGCCAGCGGCGCGCCCGCGCACACACCGGTGAGGGCCTCGACCTGATGCGGGTGTCCGGCCAGGGCACGGTCTTCTTCGCCAACCTCGCCCAGCACATCCACGTCGTGGACGTCGACCGCGAGGGGATGACCGTGGACAGCGCCTACGTCCTCGCCCTCGACTCCTCGCTGCACACCGAGGTCATCGCGGTGGACAGCCAGTACGGGATCTCCGGCAGCGGCAAGTACCAGCTCAACATCACCGGCACCGGCAAGGTCGCCCTCATGACCTCGGGCCAGCCCCTGATGATGCAGGTCACGCCCGAGAAGTACGTCAATGTGGACGCCGACGCCATCGTCGCCTGGTCCAGCGCCCTGCGGGTCCAGATGCAGGCTCAGACGCACTCCAGCGGTGTCTTCAGGCGCCGGGGCAACACCGGCGAGGGCTGGGAGCTCAGCTTCCTCGGACAGGGCTTCGCGCTGGTCCAGCCGAGCGAGGTCATGCCCCCGCAGAACGCCCAGATCGGCCAGGGCGCCCGTGCCCAGTTCGGCATGGGCCAGCAGGGTGCCTACGGCCAGAACCAGAACAACGCCTGGAACTGA
- a CDS encoding zinc-dependent metalloprotease: MSDTPFGFGLPPEEPENGDEGKKKDPTEGGQSAGGPGNPFGFGPGAGGDNPFAAMFGSMNPNDLGAAFQQLGQMLSYEGGPVNWDMAKQIARQTVSQGTADGTKDASVGPSERTAVDEALRLADLWLDGVTSMPSGSVSTVAWSRAEWVEASLPAWQQLVDPVAARVGLAMGDVLPEEMQAMAGPLIGMMRSMGGAMFGQQIGQAVGTLAGEVVGSTDIGLPLGPAGKAALLPLNVAQFGKDLSVPQDEVRLYLALRETAHQRLFAHVPWLRSHLFGAVESYARGIKVDTSKLEDVVGQFDPSNPEQLQDALQQGMFQPEDTPGQKASLARLETALALVEGWVDAVVHEAAKSRLTSSDALRETMRRRRASGGPAEQTFATLIGLQLRPRRLRDASRLWASLTDARGLEGRDALWAHPDMLPTAHDLDDPDGFVHHEQADFSELDKMLGEAAQGPRKPSVSDEDKGEDGKEDGKDGRDQ, encoded by the coding sequence GTGAGTGACACCCCATTCGGATTCGGCCTTCCGCCGGAGGAGCCGGAGAACGGCGACGAGGGCAAGAAGAAGGACCCCACCGAGGGTGGGCAGAGCGCGGGCGGGCCGGGAAACCCGTTCGGATTCGGGCCGGGGGCGGGCGGGGACAACCCGTTCGCCGCGATGTTCGGCTCCATGAACCCGAACGATCTCGGTGCGGCCTTCCAGCAGCTCGGGCAGATGCTGAGCTACGAGGGCGGTCCCGTGAACTGGGACATGGCCAAGCAGATCGCCCGCCAGACCGTCTCGCAGGGGACGGCCGACGGCACCAAGGACGCGAGCGTGGGCCCCTCCGAGCGGACGGCGGTCGACGAGGCGCTGCGGCTGGCCGATCTCTGGCTGGACGGTGTGACGTCGATGCCCTCCGGTTCGGTCTCCACCGTGGCGTGGAGCCGTGCGGAGTGGGTCGAGGCGTCGCTGCCGGCCTGGCAGCAGCTGGTCGACCCGGTGGCCGCGCGGGTGGGCCTGGCGATGGGCGATGTGCTGCCCGAGGAGATGCAGGCCATGGCGGGCCCGCTGATCGGCATGATGCGGTCGATGGGCGGCGCCATGTTCGGCCAGCAGATCGGTCAGGCCGTGGGCACGCTGGCCGGCGAGGTGGTCGGTTCCACCGACATCGGGCTGCCGCTCGGTCCGGCGGGCAAGGCCGCGCTGCTCCCGTTGAACGTGGCACAGTTCGGCAAGGACCTCAGCGTCCCGCAGGACGAGGTGCGGCTCTATCTGGCCCTGCGCGAGACCGCCCACCAGCGGCTCTTCGCCCATGTGCCGTGGCTGCGCTCGCACCTGTTCGGCGCGGTCGAGTCGTACGCGCGCGGCATCAAGGTCGACACGAGCAAGTTGGAGGACGTCGTCGGCCAGTTCGACCCCTCCAACCCCGAGCAGTTGCAGGACGCCCTTCAGCAGGGCATGTTCCAGCCGGAGGACACACCCGGGCAGAAGGCCTCCCTGGCCCGTCTGGAGACGGCTCTGGCGCTCGTGGAGGGCTGGGTGGACGCGGTGGTCCATGAGGCCGCGAAGTCCCGGCTGACCTCCTCGGACGCGCTGCGCGAGACGATGCGCAGGCGCCGTGCCTCCGGTGGTCCGGCCGAGCAGACGTTCGCCACGCTCATCGGTCTCCAGCTGCGCCCGCGCCGGCTGCGGGACGCCTCGCGGCTGTGGGCCTCGCTCACCGACGCCCGGGGTCTTGAGGGCCGCGACGCACTGTGGGCACACCCGGACATGCTGCCGACCGCCCACGACCTGGACGACCCGGACGGCTTCGTCCACCACGAGCAGGCCGACTTCTCCGAGCTGGACAAGATGCTCGGCGAGGCCGCGCAGGGCCCGCGGAAGCCCTCCGTAAGCGATGAGGACAAGGGCGAGGACGGCAAGGAAGACGGCAAGGACGGCCGCGACCAGTGA
- a CDS encoding SDR family oxidoreductase, with translation MSSPDPQVRAARNLTDPPPESTPEKKRPRTPRNRGPVVAVTGAATGVGELLTAHLAASDEVKQVIAIDERRGEVSEATWHILDVRDPAIAEKLRGADVVVHLALDLDLETDPAARTAYNVRGTQTVLTAAAAAGVHRVVLCTSAMVYGALADNDVPLSEDAELRATAEATGVGDLLEIERLGRRAPRAHPGLNVTVVRPTVLVGGTDTALTRYFESPRLLVVAGSRPTWQFCHVDDLVTALEYAALEKIDGEFAVGCDGWLEQEEVEELSGVRRMELPSAVALGAAARLHRIGLTPSPAGDLAYTMHPWVVSVSRLHDAGWRPKWTNEEVLGALLEEVEGRHTLAGRRLGRKDATAATATAAGATVALLGTAALVRRARKARRRI, from the coding sequence GTGAGTTCCCCAGATCCGCAGGTTCGCGCAGCGCGAAACCTGACCGACCCGCCGCCCGAGAGCACACCCGAGAAGAAACGCCCCAGGACCCCCAGGAACCGGGGCCCCGTGGTCGCGGTCACCGGTGCCGCGACCGGGGTCGGTGAGCTGCTGACCGCCCATCTCGCCGCATCCGACGAGGTCAAGCAGGTCATCGCGATCGACGAACGCCGGGGAGAGGTCTCCGAGGCGACCTGGCACATCCTGGACGTACGGGACCCGGCCATCGCCGAGAAGCTGCGCGGCGCGGACGTCGTCGTGCACCTGGCCCTCGACCTCGACCTGGAGACCGACCCCGCCGCCCGCACCGCGTACAACGTACGGGGCACCCAGACCGTGCTCACCGCCGCGGCCGCCGCCGGGGTCCACCGGGTCGTGCTGTGCACCTCCGCGATGGTCTACGGGGCGCTCGCCGACAACGATGTGCCGCTCTCCGAGGACGCCGAGCTGCGGGCCACCGCCGAGGCCACCGGGGTCGGCGACCTCCTGGAGATCGAACGGCTGGGCCGCCGGGCACCCCGCGCCCACCCCGGGCTCAACGTCACCGTCGTACGCCCCACCGTCCTGGTCGGCGGCACCGACACCGCGCTGACCCGCTACTTCGAGTCACCGCGTCTCCTGGTTGTCGCCGGTTCCCGGCCCACCTGGCAGTTCTGCCACGTGGACGACCTGGTGACCGCCCTGGAGTACGCCGCCCTGGAGAAGATCGACGGGGAGTTCGCGGTCGGCTGCGACGGCTGGCTCGAACAGGAGGAGGTCGAGGAGCTCAGCGGCGTACGCCGGATGGAGCTGCCCTCCGCCGTCGCCCTGGGGGCCGCCGCCCGGCTGCACCGCATCGGGCTCACCCCCTCCCCGGCGGGCGACCTGGCGTACACGATGCACCCCTGGGTGGTCAGCGTGAGCCGGCTGCACGACGCGGGATGGCGGCCGAAGTGGACCAACGAGGAGGTCCTCGGAGCGCTCCTCGAAGAGGTCGAGGGACGCCACACGCTCGCCGGCCGCCGCCTCGGCCGCAAGGACGCCACCGCCGCGACGGCCACGGCCGCCGGTGCCACGGTCGCCCTGCTGGGTACGGCCGCTCTCGTCCGCCGCGCCCGCAAGGCCCGCCGCCGCATCTGA
- a CDS encoding molybdenum cofactor biosynthesis protein MoaE, which yields MARTQDHPGEQAASDPIRLLAIRDSELSVDEVFRAVGDDAAGGIALFVGTVRNHDGGQDVGALGYSCHPSAEDELRRVAEKVVADFPVRGLAAVHRVGELRVGDLAVVVAVACPHRAEAFAACRKLIDDLKHEVPIWKHQRFSDGTEEWVGAC from the coding sequence ATGGCACGTACTCAGGACCACCCCGGCGAGCAGGCGGCTTCGGACCCCATCCGGCTGCTGGCGATCCGCGACAGCGAACTCTCCGTCGACGAGGTCTTCCGTGCCGTCGGGGACGACGCCGCGGGCGGCATCGCCCTCTTCGTCGGCACCGTGCGCAACCACGACGGCGGACAGGACGTCGGCGCGCTCGGCTACTCCTGCCACCCCTCCGCCGAGGACGAGCTGCGCCGAGTGGCGGAGAAGGTCGTCGCCGACTTCCCGGTCCGCGGCCTCGCCGCCGTCCACCGGGTGGGTGAACTGCGGGTGGGCGATCTGGCGGTGGTCGTCGCCGTCGCCTGTCCGCACCGCGCGGAGGCCTTCGCGGCCTGCCGCAAGCTCATCGACGACCTCAAGCACGAGGTTCCGATCTGGAAGCACCAGCGTTTCTCCGACGGAACGGAGGAGTGGGTCGGAGCCTGCTGA
- a CDS encoding PDZ domain-containing protein, with product MPRRTATMLASTLILIALLCAGLLIKVPYAEMSPGPTVNTLGEARGEPVLRIVDRKTYGTTGNLNMTTVRVTGADYRMNLGQAVYGWLAHDSIVVPHDTLYPDGKTEEQSTQENAEEFSQSQESAKVAALKELGIPVATQVIVSSVVKDSPSEGKLHAGDVIRSVDGTEVKEPGDVAELVTEHKPGEDVTFTVIPAKEAAAAEKAGQAPEGGRKVTITTEAAPASQESGGKERAIVGIKAGIDHTFPFEIDIKLADVGGPSAGLMFSLGIIDKLTPGNLTGGKFIAGTGTIDDAGKVGPIGGITMKLVGARDAGARYFLTPDENCAAAAADTPDGLTLIRVKTLDDAKKSLEKISAGKTDALPSCSAG from the coding sequence ATGCCACGCCGCACCGCGACGATGCTCGCCTCCACCCTCATCCTCATCGCGCTGCTCTGCGCAGGCCTGCTGATCAAAGTGCCGTATGCGGAGATGTCTCCCGGACCGACGGTGAACACCCTGGGTGAGGCGCGCGGCGAGCCGGTGCTGCGGATCGTGGACCGCAAGACGTACGGGACCACCGGGAATCTCAACATGACCACGGTCCGGGTCACCGGAGCGGACTACCGGATGAACCTGGGCCAGGCCGTCTACGGCTGGCTGGCGCACGACAGCATCGTCGTACCGCACGACACGCTCTACCCGGACGGCAAGACCGAGGAGCAGTCGACCCAGGAGAACGCCGAGGAGTTCAGCCAGTCCCAGGAGAGCGCCAAGGTGGCCGCCCTGAAGGAGCTGGGCATCCCGGTCGCCACCCAGGTCATCGTCTCCAGCGTGGTCAAGGACAGCCCCTCCGAGGGCAAGCTGCACGCGGGCGATGTGATCAGGTCCGTCGACGGCACCGAGGTCAAGGAGCCGGGCGACGTGGCCGAGCTGGTCACCGAGCACAAGCCCGGCGAGGACGTCACGTTCACCGTGATCCCGGCCAAGGAGGCGGCGGCCGCCGAGAAGGCCGGCCAGGCCCCCGAGGGCGGCCGGAAGGTCACCATCACCACCGAGGCTGCGCCGGCCTCGCAGGAGAGCGGCGGGAAGGAGCGGGCGATCGTCGGCATCAAGGCCGGGATCGACCACACCTTCCCGTTCGAGATCGACATCAAGCTCGCGGACGTCGGCGGCCCCAGCGCCGGGCTGATGTTCTCCCTGGGCATCATCGACAAGCTCACCCCCGGCAATCTGACCGGAGGCAAGTTCATCGCGGGCACCGGAACCATCGACGACGCGGGCAAGGTCGGCCCGATCGGCGGGATCACGATGAAGCTGGTCGGCGCCCGGGACGCGGGCGCCCGCTACTTCCTGACGCCCGACGAGAACTGCGCCGCGGCCGCCGCCGACACGCCGGACGGACTGACGCTGATCCGGGTCAAGACCCTCGACGACGCCAAGAAGTCGCTGGAGAAGATCAGCGCGGGGAAGACCGACGCGCTGCCGAGCTGCTCGGCCGGCTGA
- a CDS encoding PPA1309 family protein: MPNVSPAGPPMAASPLTVAVLEIDAYASTLGWDQPARLFALVDTARLRVQEPALASQLGLDDSAATTASLTPIEQEELPAGTALDDFLGTIAWPDAVVGCAMTVERLMLPPSAEASVPEGLSDKKLTQWVAKHPDRQEVRMTVAVLRDGARESAVRLREKDSPTEVLTGAGLVPGLAEALAATFES, from the coding sequence ATGCCCAACGTTTCCCCCGCAGGACCCCCGATGGCCGCGAGCCCGCTCACCGTCGCCGTCCTCGAAATCGACGCCTACGCCTCCACCCTCGGCTGGGACCAGCCCGCCCGGCTGTTCGCCCTGGTCGACACCGCCCGGCTGCGGGTCCAGGAGCCCGCTCTCGCCTCGCAGCTCGGGCTGGACGACTCCGCTGCCACGACCGCTTCCCTCACCCCGATCGAGCAGGAGGAGCTGCCCGCCGGTACCGCCCTGGACGACTTCCTCGGCACCATCGCCTGGCCCGATGCCGTGGTCGGCTGTGCCATGACCGTGGAGCGGCTGATGCTGCCGCCGTCCGCCGAGGCCTCCGTACCGGAAGGGCTCAGCGACAAGAAGCTCACCCAGTGGGTGGCCAAGCACCCGGACCGGCAGGAGGTGCGGATGACGGTGGCCGTGCTGCGGGACGGGGCGCGCGAGTCCGCCGTACGGCTGCGCGAGAAGGACTCTCCCACCGAGGTGCTGACCGGGGCCGGCCTGGTCCCGGGGCTCGCCGAGGCCCTCGCGGCGACGTTCGAGTCCTGA